A genomic stretch from Candidatus Flexicrinis proximus includes:
- a CDS encoding PD40 domain-containing protein: MVICLLLCLASVTFGQASTTQIEAIAWSPDGDLIAYSYSSGSPRCGTSETFVYLVDASTQTPVMSLSAGHCAIWSLDWDPTGTYVVGASLDTIGFNVWEAETGQLIATDQIKSQGVIDVQWHPTENQLASTGSGGGLALSNAQTGESVRPLSFSVNATKLDWNQDGSKFAVRSIYESEGHIVDTNSGQTEQVLVGHSTNGGVLDWSPDGTKIVSTSMDNTVRIWNAFNGTLVATYDFPRPGEVEWASDSRRIAVASYDGLVQVRDVSTGEILETFSHPGPVYALSWNPDGQQLAYGGLDLPGAPAQIQIVDAPQIEPTPTPTFTEPFDGAISTPEP; encoded by the coding sequence ATGGTAATCTGCCTACTCTTGTGTTTAGCATCAGTAACTTTTGGTCAGGCCTCTACTACCCAAATTGAAGCAATCGCATGGAGCCCGGACGGTGATTTAATTGCTTACAGCTATAGTTCGGGGAGTCCACGCTGCGGTACCTCGGAGACTTTCGTCTACTTAGTTGATGCCTCAACGCAAACTCCGGTAATGAGCCTTTCTGCTGGCCACTGCGCTATTTGGTCTCTCGATTGGGATCCCACGGGAACCTATGTAGTTGGTGCGAGTCTCGATACGATCGGTTTTAATGTTTGGGAAGCTGAGACTGGTCAACTTATAGCTACGGATCAAATCAAGAGCCAAGGTGTCATTGACGTTCAATGGCACCCAACTGAGAATCAATTGGCCTCCACTGGTAGCGGAGGCGGCCTAGCGCTTTCAAACGCCCAAACTGGAGAATCTGTCAGACCCCTGAGTTTCAGCGTAAACGCGACCAAACTGGACTGGAACCAGGATGGATCAAAATTCGCCGTTAGAAGCATATACGAAAGCGAAGGCCATATTGTGGACACCAATTCTGGACAAACAGAACAAGTGCTAGTAGGCCATAGTACGAATGGCGGAGTACTAGATTGGAGTCCAGATGGCACCAAAATCGTTAGTACGAGTATGGACAATACTGTTCGCATATGGAATGCCTTCAATGGAACGCTAGTAGCTACATACGATTTCCCTAGACCAGGAGAAGTTGAATGGGCGTCTGATTCCCGACGCATTGCGGTTGCCAGCTACGATGGACTTGTTCAGGTACGCGATGTCTCTACAGGTGAAATACTAGAAACTTTCAGCCATCCCGGGCCTGTTTATGCTCTGAGTTGGAATCCTGACGGGCAGCAACTTGCATACGGAGGGCTGGACCTCCCCGGAGCGCCGGCCCAAATCCAGATCGTCGACGCGCCGCAGATTGAGCCGACCCCGACGCCAACGTTCACGGAACCCTTTGATGGCGCCATCTCTACGCCGGAGCCATGA
- a CDS encoding ABC transporter ATP-binding protein produces MIEIHELKKTYRGNIQALRGVSLDIGRGMFGLIGKNGAGKTTLMRTLTGLLRPTSGSISIMGHRMDTGAGKTAAKALLGYLPQELGLYPNLNAYEFLDYIAILKGVSDGKTRRSQIEQVLEKVNLTDVAGRQLKTYSGGMKRRIGIAQALLADPQVLIVDEPTAGLDPEERVRLRNVLSDVARTSTVILSTHIVEDIGHSCNDLAVINAGLVLYRGTPSSLIQRTQGHVWTVVTSGERPDDSLAIVSTQHLREGVQYRVVGDAANGYDARAVEPTLEDAFIWLMRER; encoded by the coding sequence ATGATCGAAATCCACGAGTTGAAGAAGACCTACCGCGGCAATATCCAGGCGCTGCGCGGCGTGTCGCTGGACATCGGGCGCGGGATGTTCGGGCTGATCGGCAAGAACGGCGCGGGCAAAACCACACTGATGCGAACGCTGACCGGCCTGCTGCGTCCGACCAGCGGCAGCATCTCCATAATGGGACACCGGATGGACACCGGCGCGGGCAAGACGGCGGCCAAGGCGCTGCTCGGCTACCTGCCGCAGGAATTAGGCCTGTATCCGAACCTGAACGCCTACGAATTTCTGGATTACATCGCCATCCTGAAAGGCGTGTCCGACGGCAAAACGCGGCGCAGCCAGATCGAGCAGGTGCTGGAGAAAGTCAACCTGACCGACGTGGCCGGCCGCCAGCTCAAGACCTATTCGGGCGGGATGAAGCGGCGCATCGGCATCGCGCAGGCGCTGCTGGCTGACCCGCAGGTGCTGATCGTCGACGAACCAACCGCCGGACTGGACCCTGAAGAGCGTGTGAGGCTGCGCAACGTTCTCTCCGACGTCGCGCGTACGTCCACCGTCATCCTATCCACGCACATCGTCGAGGATATCGGACACTCGTGCAACGACCTCGCGGTGATCAACGCCGGCCTGGTGCTGTATCGCGGCACACCGTCGAGTCTCATCCAGCGCACACAGGGCCATGTCTGGACCGTCGTCACCAGCGGCGAACGTCCCGACGATTCGTTAGCAATCGTTTCCACGCAGCATCTGCGCGAGGGCGTGCAGTACCGCGTCGTCGGCGACGCAGCCAACGGCTACGACGCGCGTGCCGTCGAACCGACTCTTGAGGATGCCTTCATCTGGCTCATGCGCGAGAGATGA
- a CDS encoding RNA polymerase sigma factor — translation MTDGAAALESDEQLALQAQRGDQQALLTLAERFYPLMFRYLYRMGGGNRMLAEDLTQDVFLRMQRGLARYEYPRPFKTWLYTIATNLARDHWSLADTRRNDNSDSAELEADSTQISGEAALIKQEDAARVRSALAALPELQRQAVLLYYYEELSQLEIAAAADVPLGTVKSRLFAGLRRLREIMQGEER, via the coding sequence ATGACGGACGGAGCAGCTGCGTTGGAGTCGGATGAGCAACTTGCCCTGCAGGCGCAGCGCGGCGATCAGCAGGCGCTTTTGACGCTGGCTGAGCGGTTCTATCCGTTGATGTTCCGTTACCTCTACCGGATGGGCGGTGGCAACCGGATGCTAGCGGAAGATTTGACGCAGGACGTCTTTTTGCGGATGCAGCGTGGATTGGCGCGCTATGAGTACCCGCGGCCATTCAAGACGTGGCTCTACACGATTGCCACCAATCTGGCACGCGATCACTGGTCGCTGGCCGATACGCGGCGCAACGACAACAGCGATTCAGCCGAGTTAGAAGCCGATAGCACGCAGATCAGCGGCGAGGCAGCACTGATCAAACAGGAGGACGCGGCAAGGGTCAGGTCGGCACTGGCGGCGCTTCCCGAACTCCAGCGTCAGGCTGTACTCCTGTATTACTACGAGGAATTGAGCCAGTTAGAGATTGCTGCGGCGGCTGACGTGCCGTTGGGAACGGTCAAGTCACGATTGTTCGCAGGGCTGCGCCGTCTGCGCGAGATCATGCAGGGAGAAGAACGATGA
- a CDS encoding SH3 domain-containing protein, producing MRFFRRSTQVMALLAVLLLGACNLSPEEESLPTATPTSQLDSKPVVTILQPVSGTEHRVNTELLVSANVRDVLGVTRVTMTANGSPVKTVSSASPQGDLDKNVVLNYTPLVVGDVTLQVVAYRNEIASDPAVLTVRVVATQPTPTTGVIITQGPVIDPNDPTCRALVNSPLNFRAGPGTGYAVITTLSQGQVIPVSGRLGDNSWYQLNYGNFGWVSSGFVSLYGAYCVNVPIIAAPPTPTLNITNTFIPTFTPTWTLTPTLTATPGTPDLVINIFEGEEDVQIPNGDTEINEEYQITVSNSGTRRTGDFAVSLQLKPSGEIVKVNVGSLRPGEAANVVIDYTFDTAGPFILEAMVDADEVVSEISEANNKAQLAVTITQN from the coding sequence ATGCGATTTTTCCGCAGGTCCACGCAGGTTATGGCACTTTTGGCCGTACTGTTGCTGGGCGCGTGCAATCTCAGTCCCGAAGAAGAAAGCCTGCCCACTGCCACGCCGACCTCCCAGTTGGACAGCAAGCCGGTGGTGACGATCCTGCAGCCCGTCAGCGGCACGGAACACCGCGTTAACACCGAGTTGCTCGTCAGCGCGAATGTGCGCGACGTGCTGGGCGTCACGCGCGTGACGATGACCGCTAACGGCTCGCCGGTAAAAACGGTCTCGTCTGCATCGCCGCAGGGAGATCTCGACAAGAACGTCGTGCTCAACTACACACCGCTGGTGGTGGGGGACGTGACTCTCCAGGTGGTGGCTTACCGTAATGAAATCGCCAGCGACCCAGCCGTCCTCACGGTTAGGGTTGTTGCAACGCAGCCAACTCCGACCACCGGCGTCATCATCACGCAGGGGCCGGTGATTGATCCCAATGACCCGACCTGCCGTGCGCTGGTCAACAGCCCTCTCAATTTCCGCGCCGGACCGGGCACGGGCTACGCCGTCATTACCACGCTCTCGCAGGGACAGGTGATCCCGGTCAGCGGCCGGCTGGGCGACAATTCGTGGTATCAGCTCAACTACGGGAATTTTGGCTGGGTGTCGAGCGGCTTCGTTAGCCTGTATGGTGCCTATTGTGTGAATGTCCCCATCATCGCGGCTCCGCCAACCCCGACCCTTAACATCACAAACACCTTCATCCCGACCTTTACACCGACCTGGACGCTGACTCCGACCCTGACAGCCACGCCGGGGACGCCTGACCTGGTCATCAACATCTTTGAAGGTGAGGAAGATGTTCAGATCCCCAATGGGGATACCGAAATCAATGAGGAGTACCAGATTACAGTGTCGAATTCTGGTACGCGCCGTACGGGTGACTTCGCGGTCTCGCTGCAGCTCAAACCGTCCGGCGAAATCGTCAAGGTCAATGTTGGCAGCCTGCGCCCCGGCGAAGCGGCCAACGTCGTGATCGACTATACCTTCGACACCGCCGGTCCGTTTATCCTTGAGGCGATGGTCGACGCGGATGAGGTCGTCAGCGAGATCAGCGAGGCCAATAACAAGGCTCAGTTGGCCGTCACCATCACCCAGAACTAG
- a CDS encoding type III pantothenate kinase → MLLAVDVGNTNVHLGLWNGMNWTLNWRARTVADKMPDEYAVLVRNFLNNADIQFEAVTGVIICSVVPPLTASFTELVQRYFGLEPMIVNHTTDTGVRIVIDQPEQAGADRIVNAAAVVGLHGGGPAFVIDFGTATTFDVVNRAGEYIGGAICPGIGVAHDALVSRAAKLHKVDLVPPPSPIGANTIHAMQSGIFYGYVAMIEGLCKRIKAQMLLDDPAIGSESDIRVFGTGGLSALFKEHGVSIDRIEPELTLDGLRVIYMRNKESASYG, encoded by the coding sequence ATGCTGCTGGCCGTCGACGTTGGAAACACGAATGTCCACCTGGGTTTGTGGAACGGTATGAACTGGACGCTCAACTGGCGCGCTCGTACCGTGGCCGACAAAATGCCTGACGAATACGCGGTGCTGGTCCGCAACTTCCTGAACAACGCCGATATCCAGTTCGAGGCGGTGACAGGCGTCATCATCTGCAGTGTAGTTCCGCCTTTAACAGCCTCATTCACCGAATTGGTGCAGCGCTATTTCGGGCTGGAACCGATGATTGTCAATCACACGACCGATACCGGCGTTCGTATCGTCATTGATCAGCCGGAACAGGCGGGGGCGGACCGAATCGTCAACGCGGCGGCCGTCGTCGGATTGCATGGTGGAGGGCCGGCGTTTGTGATCGATTTTGGCACGGCCACGACCTTCGATGTCGTGAACCGTGCCGGCGAATATATCGGCGGCGCGATTTGCCCCGGGATTGGCGTTGCACACGATGCGCTCGTCAGCCGTGCTGCCAAGCTGCACAAGGTTGACCTCGTTCCACCGCCGTCCCCCATTGGCGCCAACACCATCCACGCGATGCAGTCCGGCATATTCTATGGCTATGTCGCCATGATCGAAGGGCTGTGCAAACGTATCAAGGCGCAAATGCTGCTCGATGACCCTGCTATCGGCTCCGAGTCGGATATCCGGGTCTTTGGGACAGGGGGGCTGTCGGCGCTTTTCAAGGAACATGGCGTCTCCATCGACCGGATTGAACCAGAGCTGACCCTGGATGGCCTGCGTGTCATCTATATGCGGAACAAGGAGAGTGCCAGCTATGGTTGA
- a CDS encoding YitT family protein — MVDAIPLTARQTILRLILLTAGTAIWMISVVIFMAPFDIAPAGVSGLAVILNKAINTPIGLVVLIGNIPIQILAYRMLGGWRTVASTVYCVVLFSILTDWATPLLPPQGLSDNVLLNALFGGVIGGVGAGLIYKAGGTAGGTSTLARIFQDRLGLPLSTTYLYVNLIVVAAAGLVFGWEGALYAIVALWVEGVTSDYLLEGPSIIRMALIVTNHPEQVSHAVMDTMHRGVTGWSVTGMYTGQDRTMLLVTVARFQIDLLRQIVAAVDSEAFVIIAQGHVAYGYGFMRPRSALDDAGKTASLKQYVEE; from the coding sequence ATGGTTGACGCCATTCCGCTGACCGCCCGTCAAACCATTCTCAGGCTGATCCTCCTCACAGCAGGTACCGCGATCTGGATGATATCGGTCGTCATCTTTATGGCACCGTTCGATATTGCGCCTGCCGGGGTCTCTGGCCTCGCCGTCATCCTCAACAAAGCGATCAACACTCCGATCGGTCTGGTCGTGCTGATCGGCAATATCCCGATCCAGATTCTGGCTTACCGTATGCTTGGGGGGTGGCGAACAGTCGCTTCTACGGTGTACTGCGTTGTCCTGTTTTCGATCCTCACCGACTGGGCAACGCCGCTCCTGCCCCCGCAGGGTCTGAGCGATAACGTACTCCTCAATGCACTGTTCGGCGGTGTCATCGGTGGGGTAGGCGCCGGTCTGATTTATAAGGCGGGCGGCACCGCAGGCGGCACCTCGACATTGGCTCGCATTTTTCAGGATCGACTTGGGCTGCCGCTCAGCACCACCTATCTGTACGTCAATCTGATTGTCGTGGCGGCTGCCGGTTTGGTATTCGGCTGGGAAGGCGCGCTCTATGCGATCGTTGCCCTGTGGGTAGAGGGGGTCACGTCGGATTACCTGCTCGAAGGCCCCAGTATTATCCGCATGGCGCTGATCGTCACCAATCACCCGGAGCAAGTCTCGCACGCGGTCATGGATACCATGCATCGTGGTGTGACGGGCTGGTCTGTCACAGGGATGTACACGGGACAGGACCGCACCATGCTCCTGGTTACAGTTGCGCGGTTTCAGATCGACCTCCTGCGCCAGATTGTTGCCGCGGTCGACTCTGAAGCGTTTGTCATCATCGCGCAAGGGCACGTTGCCTATGGATATGGCTTCATGCGTCCCCGGTCGGCGCTGGATGATGCCGGCAAGACTGCGTCCCTTAAGCAATATGTTGAAGAGTAG
- a CDS encoding glycerol-3-phosphate acyltransferase codes for MENFPLGNLILLIFSSYLIGSIPTAYIIAKVNKIDIFQVGSGNMGATNVSRAIGIPAGALVWLIDSCKGILAIMLGRALITSEPAFGMALAAVLAIAGHNWSLFVLLLIGSIRGGKGAATAFGTLLMIAPTPVVAVSFFLCSAAVVITRHISLGVLVLFGFSLPWVLVLVAQNQLPMSYSLYSVVTAMLILYRFRENIYRLANGTERRLGDRA; via the coding sequence ATGGAGAATTTTCCCTTAGGGAACCTTATTCTTCTCATCTTCTCCAGTTATCTGATCGGGTCGATCCCGACCGCCTATATCATCGCCAAAGTCAATAAGATCGACATATTCCAGGTTGGCAGCGGAAACATGGGCGCCACAAACGTCTCGCGCGCGATTGGGATACCTGCGGGGGCGTTGGTATGGCTGATTGATTCGTGTAAGGGCATCCTCGCTATCATGCTTGGGCGCGCGCTGATCACAAGCGAGCCGGCCTTCGGGATGGCACTGGCGGCGGTCCTCGCGATTGCCGGCCACAACTGGTCGCTGTTTGTTCTGCTGTTGATCGGTTCGATCCGGGGCGGCAAGGGCGCCGCAACGGCTTTCGGGACGCTCCTGATGATCGCCCCGACACCCGTCGTCGCGGTTTCGTTCTTTCTGTGCAGCGCGGCGGTCGTGATCACGCGACACATTTCCCTTGGCGTGCTGGTGTTATTCGGCTTTTCGCTGCCGTGGGTCCTGGTGCTGGTCGCCCAGAATCAACTGCCCATGTCGTACAGTCTGTATTCCGTCGTGACGGCTATGCTGATCCTCTACCGTTTCCGCGAAAACATCTACCGGCTGGCAAACGGAACAGAGCGCAGGCTGGGCGATCGGGCTTAG
- the map gene encoding type I methionyl aminopeptidase, with protein MIVRDERDLRGLIRIGRICTMTMNYMLAQVEPGITTGELDKMGAAFLAKHHAQSAPIAFYNYPGHTCISVNDEVAHGIPGSRVIKPGDVVNVDVSAVLDGYVGDTGASMVVPPSTEVKTKLIERTRATLEMTVELLTAGAPLNIIGRTIEGQGRKFGYRTFRELGGHGVGPTIHEEPRNIPNYWNPRLRDRMMEGSVFTVEPFFTPGKGRIRTLEDKWTIVTLDGAISAQFEHTCVVTRGKPVLTTLLD; from the coding sequence ATGATCGTTCGTGACGAACGCGACCTGCGCGGCCTGATCAGAATCGGCCGCATCTGCACAATGACAATGAACTACATGCTCGCTCAGGTTGAACCGGGGATCACTACCGGGGAACTCGACAAAATGGGCGCCGCGTTCCTGGCCAAGCACCACGCTCAGTCGGCACCGATCGCATTCTACAACTATCCGGGGCATACCTGTATCAGCGTCAACGATGAAGTGGCGCACGGCATTCCGGGATCGCGGGTGATCAAGCCTGGCGATGTCGTGAACGTCGATGTGAGCGCTGTTCTGGACGGCTATGTCGGGGATACCGGCGCGAGTATGGTCGTGCCCCCCTCTACTGAAGTGAAAACCAAATTGATCGAGCGCACGCGAGCCACGCTGGAGATGACCGTCGAGCTGCTCACGGCCGGCGCGCCGCTCAACATCATCGGGCGCACGATCGAGGGCCAGGGCCGCAAGTTCGGCTACCGGACATTCCGGGAACTCGGCGGACACGGCGTCGGGCCGACCATACACGAGGAGCCTCGCAACATCCCGAATTACTGGAATCCGCGGCTGCGCGACCGGATGATGGAAGGCAGCGTGTTTACCGTCGAGCCGTTCTTCACGCCGGGCAAGGGCCGGATCAGGACACTCGAAGATAAATGGACGATCGTCACCCTCGACGGAGCGATTTCAGCCCAATTCGAACACACCTGCGTGGTCACGCGCGGGAAACCGGTGCTCACTACTCTGCTGGACTGA
- a CDS encoding DUF952 domain-containing protein, which yields MQTILHIISRDAWEAARHSPELSVPSLHSEGFIHFSTAEQLVGVANKHYRGMNDAVVLVVDVAKLPIPLRWEAPNMQGDTSAPAPGLFPHLYCPLNTDAVREIIDLPCQADGSFRLPAALEKYQGTPHDRS from the coding sequence ATGCAGACCATCCTTCATATTATCTCACGAGATGCCTGGGAAGCCGCGCGCCATTCTCCTGAGTTAAGCGTGCCGTCCCTCCATTCTGAGGGGTTTATACACTTCTCGACCGCGGAACAACTGGTCGGGGTTGCCAACAAACATTATCGGGGGATGAACGACGCGGTGGTGCTGGTGGTCGACGTCGCTAAGCTGCCGATACCGCTGCGGTGGGAGGCGCCGAATATGCAGGGGGACACGTCGGCGCCGGCGCCCGGACTTTTTCCGCATCTCTACTGCCCGCTAAACACCGATGCGGTACGCGAAATCATCGACCTGCCCTGCCAAGCAGACGGCTCATTCCGGCTGCCGGCTGCCCTTGAAAAATACCAAGGCACACCACATGATCGTTCGTGA
- the priA gene encoding primosomal protein N' — MTLYAEIAINSAVPNAFHYAVPDYMEDDLRVGHLVNVGLRSGRQPGIVMRLGETCPVAQPKFVAGLLDPEPVMSAVAVDLAWRLSEEYLAPIGLCAWLWLPPNLPHYTDYQVNLLDKRYAPANVIESEVFALLGRRGSLRYSQFRTVLKHDNWRTAVEDMANLGVVETNMLLVPPQPRPPRIQTAKAAFHPSMLTDALSVIPAKLKRADTLAHILRVLTREDDAVDVSWIYAQTGAKVSDLQKLDSLDLIYLGEKQTWRDMLIERDYVPPKPPQLTNEQIRAWAHIEKAAARGTYAGFLLHGVTGSGKTEVYLRAIEAVLKQGRQCVYLVPEIALTAQTIRRVQARFPGRAAVVHSRLTDAERYRVWQRARNREIDIVVGPRSALFTPLPDVGLIVVDEEHDGSYRAMSAPVFDSRMLAEWWMRANDGLLILGSATPDLETLLRSQTRELTLLELPKRVYSHRLRAESQAARNHVVPQNDDAYADALARGLPSVTLVDMREELKAGNTTIFSRELAEALSDTLAREEQALLYLNRRGMSTYVFCRDCGYAARCPNCGTPLTYHEHDYQLRCHSCGHSTPNPTLCPQCGSDRIRYFGAGTQHVEAEVAKRFPKARVIRWDSDVLSKPEMHDALLTRFLDHQADIIVGTMMVTKGLDLPLVTLVGVVSADVALNMPDFHNAERGFQLVTQAIGRAGRGLKPGRAIVQSHTPEHYAIAHAVRHDYAGFARVELEYRQKLGYPPFRRMARVVFRNQNSARARDAAEQAARALKERIEEYSLSGTDLIGPAPCFFQRINNEYRWQVIVRAPDPRLLLREVAAAKGWHVEMDPDEVL, encoded by the coding sequence ATGACCCTCTACGCGGAAATTGCCATTAACTCTGCCGTGCCGAATGCGTTTCACTACGCAGTGCCGGACTATATGGAAGATGATCTGCGGGTCGGTCATCTGGTCAATGTTGGCCTGCGCAGCGGCCGCCAGCCTGGAATTGTCATGCGGCTGGGTGAGACATGTCCTGTTGCACAGCCGAAATTCGTTGCTGGATTACTTGATCCCGAACCGGTGATGAGTGCCGTGGCGGTTGACCTCGCCTGGCGGCTGTCCGAGGAATACCTGGCGCCCATCGGACTTTGCGCGTGGCTGTGGTTGCCGCCAAATCTCCCGCACTATACCGATTATCAGGTCAACCTGCTGGACAAGCGATATGCGCCCGCGAACGTCATCGAGTCCGAGGTGTTTGCGCTGCTGGGACGGCGCGGGTCGCTGCGCTACAGCCAGTTTCGCACGGTGCTGAAGCATGACAACTGGCGCACCGCGGTCGAAGATATGGCCAATCTCGGCGTAGTCGAGACCAACATGCTGCTTGTCCCGCCGCAGCCGCGTCCGCCGCGTATCCAGACGGCTAAGGCCGCCTTTCATCCTTCGATGCTGACGGATGCATTATCGGTCATCCCTGCCAAGCTCAAGCGCGCGGATACCCTCGCCCATATTCTACGCGTCCTCACACGGGAAGACGACGCCGTCGACGTCAGCTGGATCTACGCGCAAACCGGCGCAAAAGTATCGGATCTGCAAAAGCTTGATAGTCTTGACCTGATCTACCTGGGAGAAAAACAGACCTGGCGCGATATGCTCATTGAGCGCGACTATGTGCCGCCGAAGCCGCCGCAGTTAACCAACGAGCAAATCCGCGCATGGGCGCATATCGAGAAGGCCGCCGCTCGTGGGACATATGCGGGATTTCTGCTGCATGGCGTCACCGGCAGCGGTAAGACCGAGGTTTATCTGCGGGCCATCGAGGCGGTTCTGAAACAGGGGCGGCAGTGCGTCTACCTTGTGCCGGAAATCGCCCTCACGGCTCAGACGATCCGGCGCGTGCAGGCCCGTTTCCCCGGTCGTGCGGCGGTCGTCCACAGCCGCTTGACGGACGCCGAACGCTACCGCGTCTGGCAGCGTGCTCGTAACAGAGAGATCGACATTGTTGTCGGTCCGCGGTCGGCGCTCTTCACGCCGCTCCCGGATGTCGGGCTTATCGTTGTCGATGAAGAACATGACGGCAGCTACCGCGCGATGAGCGCGCCAGTCTTCGACTCGCGTATGCTGGCTGAGTGGTGGATGCGTGCCAATGACGGCCTGCTCATCCTGGGAAGCGCCACACCTGACCTGGAAACCCTGCTGCGCTCCCAGACCCGTGAACTGACCCTGCTCGAACTGCCTAAGCGCGTTTACAGCCACCGGCTGCGCGCGGAATCGCAGGCGGCGCGCAATCATGTCGTCCCACAGAACGACGACGCCTATGCCGATGCGCTCGCACGCGGCCTGCCCTCCGTGACTTTGGTTGATATGCGCGAGGAATTGAAAGCCGGGAACACCACGATTTTCAGCCGCGAACTGGCCGAGGCATTGTCGGATACCCTGGCCCGCGAGGAGCAGGCTCTTCTGTACCTCAATCGTCGCGGCATGTCGACCTATGTCTTCTGCCGGGACTGCGGTTACGCTGCGCGTTGTCCAAATTGCGGAACACCGCTGACCTACCATGAGCATGATTATCAGCTGCGCTGCCACTCCTGCGGCCACAGTACGCCTAACCCAACCCTCTGCCCGCAGTGCGGCTCGGATCGTATTCGCTACTTTGGCGCGGGGACGCAGCATGTCGAGGCAGAGGTCGCTAAACGCTTCCCAAAAGCCCGCGTAATCCGCTGGGACAGCGATGTCCTGAGCAAGCCGGAAATGCACGATGCTCTGCTTACGCGCTTTCTCGACCATCAAGCAGACATTATCGTCGGTACGATGATGGTGACGAAGGGGCTCGACTTACCGCTCGTAACGCTGGTTGGGGTCGTCAGCGCGGATGTGGCGCTGAACATGCCGGATTTCCACAACGCTGAGCGCGGATTTCAGCTCGTTACCCAAGCCATTGGGCGGGCGGGCCGCGGCCTCAAGCCTGGCCGGGCGATCGTCCAGAGCCATACGCCCGAGCATTACGCCATCGCTCATGCGGTCAGGCACGATTACGCCGGATTTGCCCGGGTCGAACTCGAATATCGTCAGAAGTTAGGCTATCCACCGTTCCGGCGTATGGCACGAGTGGTCTTCAGGAACCAGAACTCGGCCCGTGCCCGCGACGCTGCTGAGCAAGCCGCGCGCGCACTCAAGGAACGTATCGAGGAGTATTCGCTCAGCGGGACCGACCTGATTGGCCCCGCCCCGTGTTTCTTTCAGCGAATCAACAACGAGTACCGCTGGCAGGTGATTGTGCGCGCCCCTGATCCGCGCCTGCTTCTGCGCGAAGTCGCCGCCGCCAAAGGCTGGCATGTCGAGATGGATCCTGACGAAGTCCTCTAG
- a CDS encoding GlsB/YeaQ/YmgE family stress response membrane protein: protein MGILIAILVVLAVIALISWTVGFLIQLLISALFWAAAGYIATRVMGGDGDGLFNIIILGLIGGFLGSIILKALNLQGLGDIWLVGSIISGSIGAIVLIAVVRLLGNKNFAK, encoded by the coding sequence ATGGGCATTCTCATCGCAATTCTGGTGGTCTTGGCGGTCATCGCTCTGATCAGCTGGACGGTCGGCTTCCTCATTCAACTGCTGATCTCAGCACTGTTCTGGGCGGCTGCTGGCTATATCGCCACGCGCGTTATGGGCGGCGACGGCGACGGCCTGTTCAACATCATTATCCTCGGCCTGATCGGCGGCTTCCTGGGCAGCATCATCCTGAAGGCTCTCAACCTGCAGGGCCTGGGCGATATCTGGCTCGTCGGCAGCATCATCAGCGGCTCAATCGGTGCGATCGTCCTGATCGCGGTCGTCCGCCTGCTCGGCAACAAGAACTTCGCCAAGTAA